The following coding sequences lie in one Metopolophium dirhodum isolate CAU chromosome 5, ASM1992520v1, whole genome shotgun sequence genomic window:
- the LOC132945315 gene encoding uncharacterized protein LOC132945315, translated as MKRQTVRKCQRTISTDKELFEIERFKKCSKTFIIKNTLDFIDYTLFFNYISEKLIFKLKESCKNTSIKFNLVVDSVYERIITQEVQDIAFKTFNVLACNSSNFKKILNDMFNKLLREETDFTQKGSGWTLKVIETLQLRINIVNPLKGGTYIDLPKHIKDKRAIINVKNSDNKCFKYALLSKFDNRSNKTNFHEKYFKMLELKSSLNFKCVDFPTPISQIPKFERINNISINIYSLNDKKTIFPLYVCNTERNDHFDLFLYNNDETSHYCYIHNFSRLIRSQKTKNCSKLIICKRCFTTFGTQPCKSKLWGVEGLNEHRRNCGKNPLGRPIMFEEGDDDFIYFKGYKKTQRIPFVIYADFECILTPKQPNKFINRRKKQKNQKTHVTHLHEIMSYGFYVKVDYSIISKELVKQFEIPTKVIIYRGKKAAKKFMKNMIDIGNEINKIYQINTPMDKLTDKEEQRFQRTKFCQKCSKHFKNNNLVKVRDHCHFTGKYRQCLCLQCNFEITSPSFVPIFFHNLSYDSHFIIRELGCDDKDIHIIPNSSEKYISFSKEIAPRFSIKFVDTFRFMSESLSKLAANLSEDKLRFRETLKIFSIKSLDLVTRKGVFPYEYVDSWSKLDNAFLPSKLEFYNSLTDEQISDEDYRHAKNVWNTFDVKTLGEYSDLYLKTDVTILADVFENFRDICLSTLRIDPAHYMTAPGFAFDCMLKYTKVKLERLKDYNMLLYFEKSIRGGICQSTKRYAKANIPNIEGLDYNSNEPITWITYLDCVNLYGKSMLTELPFKDFEWVDDLDIDVTKISEDSEVGYILEVDIEYPKHLHKTHNDFPFLPFNECPPNSKVEKLLTTLSPKKNYIVHYKNLKQAISHGLKLVKIHRAIRFSQKKWMASYIEFCTKMRAEAKNEFEKNFWKLLINSVFGKCMENVRARTSIKLVSSEKKANKLMTKTSFKDRTIYSKNLMAIHQHKETIKFDKAIYVGFAILDVSKTFMYDFHYNVMKKRYGTKISSLYSDTDSLIYAIQTTNFFNDLKNDLLPYFDTSNYPKDHYCFSELHKSQPGFFKDELKGIILKEFVSLRPKLYAYKTVDGTEEKKAKGVKKYIIKKHMQFENYKDILHAFINHLSVKDKLTHRVMNFIQSNKHVVQSKTMNKLVLSANDDKRYINDDGINTLAYGHYKLDKLYN; from the coding sequence ATGAAAAGACAAACGGTGAGAAAATGCCAGCGGACAATTTCTACTGATAAAGAATTATTCGAAAttgaacgatttaaaaaatgctcgaaaacttttatcataaaaaatacattggaTTTTATAGATTAcacgcttttttttaactatatttcagagaaattaatttttaagttaaaagaaTCGTGTAAAAAtacatctataaaatttaatttagtcgtGGATAGTGTTTACGAAAGAATTATTACACAAGAAGTACAGGATATTGCATTCAAAACTTTTAATGTTCTTGCATGTAAttcatctaattttaaaaaaatactaaacgatatgttcaataaattgttGCGGGAAGAGACAGATTTTACACAGAAAGGTTCTGGATGGACGCTTAAGGTAATAGAAACATTACAGTTGAGAATCAATATAGTGAATCCTCTTAAAGGAGGAACATATATTGATTTACCTAAGCATATTAAAGATAAAAGAGcgattattaatgtgaaaaatagtgataataaatgttttaaatatgcattattatccAAGTTTGATAATCGctctaataaaactaattttcatgaaaaatattttaagatgttagagttaaaaagtagtttaaattttaaatgtgttgaTTTTCCAACACCAATCAGTCAGATACCTAAATTTGaacgtataaacaatatttcaataaatatttatagtttgaatgacaaaaaaactatttttcccttgtatgtatgtaataccgAAAGAAATGATCATTTTGacctatttttgtataataatgatgaaacatcgcattattgttatattcataatttttcaagattaatcaGAAGTCAGAAAACGAAAAATTGTTCGAAGCTAATTATTTGTAAGAGATGTTTCACAACTTTTGGTACTCAACCGTGCAAAAGTAAGCTTTGGGGTGTAGAAGGATTAAATGAACATCGACGCAATTGTGGAAAGAATCCGTTGGGGAGGCCTATAATGTTTGAAGAGGGGGATGATGATTTCATCTATTTCAAAGGTTATAAAAAAACGCAGAGGATTCCATTTGTCATTTATGCAGATTTTGAATGTATATTAACTCCTAAACAAcctaataaattcattaatagacgtaaaaaacaaaaaaatcagaaaactcatgttacacatttacatgaaattatgagctatgggttttatgtaaaagttgactatagtattatatcgaAAGAGCTGGTAAAACAGTTTGAAATTCCGacgaaagtaattatttatagaggtaAGAAAGctgcaaaaaaatttatgaaaaatatgatcGATATtggaaatgaaattaataaaatttatcaaattaatacacCGATGGACAAATTAACTGATAAAGAGGAACAACGTTTTCAAAGAACCAAGTTCtgtcaaaaatgttcaaaacattttaaaaacaataatttggttAAAGTTCGAGATCACTGTCATTTTACTGGCAAATATAGGCAATGTCTCTGTCTTCAATGTAATTTCGAAATAACTAGTCCATCGTTCGTTCCAATAttctttcataatttatctTATGATAGTCACTTCATAATTCGGGAACTAGGTTGCGATGATaaagatattcatattattcctaattcatcggaaaaatatatatcctttAGCAAGGAAATCGCACCTagatttagtattaaatttgtCGATACATTCCGTTTTATGAGTGAGTCGCTAAGTAAACTTGCAGCCAATTTATCTGAAGATAAGTTGAGGTTTAGAGAAaccctaaaaatattttcaatcaaatcaTTAGATTTAGTTACACGGAAAGGAGTCTTCCCTTACGAATATGTCGATAGTTGGAGTAAATTAGACAATGCTTTTTTACCATCAAAGCTTGAATTTTATAACTCGTTAACAGATGAACAAATTAGTGATGAAGATTATAGACATGCAAAAAATGTATGGAATACATTTGACGTAAAGACTTTGGGTGAATATagcgatctttatttaaaaactgatgttaCCATACTAGCTGACGTGTTCGAAAATTTTAGAGACATATGTTTATCTACTCTCAGAATAGATCCTGCTCATTATATGACTGCCCCTGGATTTGCTTTTGATTGTATGCTTAAGTATACAAAGGTTAAATTAGAGAGGTTAaaggattataatatgttactctaCTTCGAAAAATCAATCCGAGGCGGTATTTGTCAATCAACTAAAAGATATGCTAAAGCAAACATACCAAATATTGAAGGATTGGACTATAATTCGAATGAACCGATTACTTGGATTACATATCTCGACTGTGTAAATTTATATGGAAAGTCTATGTTGACAGAACTaccttttaaagattttgaatggGTTGATGATCTCGACATAGATGTAACTAAAATTTCTGAAGATTCTGAAGTAGGATATATATTAGAAGTTGATATCGAGTACCCTAAACATTTACATAAAACCCATAATGATTTTCCGTTTTTACCGTTTAACGAATGCCCACCGAATTCGAAAGTTGAGAAATTGTTAACTACTCTATcaccgaaaaaaaactatattgtacattacaaaaatttaaaacaagcgaTTTCTCACGGtcttaaattagtaaaaattcatCGAGCTATCCgcttttcacaaaaaaaatggaTGGCATCATACATTGAGTTCTGTACAAAAATGAGAGCAGAAGCAAAaaatgagtttgaaaaaaatttctggAAGTTGTTAATTAATAGCGTTTTTGGTAAATGTATGGAGAATGTCCGAGCAAGAACTTCTATAAAACTGGTttcatcagaaaaaaaagcgAATAAACTAATgacaaaaactagttttaaagacAGAACTATATACTCTAAAAATCTCATGGCTATTCACCAACATAAGGAAACTATTAAATTCGATAAGGCAATTTATGTGGGATTTGCAATTTTAGACGTttcgaaaacatttatgtaCGATTTTCACTATAATGTCATGAAGAAAAGGTATGGTACTAAAATTAGTTCTTTATATTCGGATACTGATTCCTTGATATACGCTATTCAAACTACaaattttttcaatgatttaaaaaatgatttattaccatattttgaTACATCTAACTATCCCAAAGACCATTATTGTTTTAGCGAATTACATAAAAGTCAGCCAGGCTTTTTCAAGGATGAATTGAAAGGAATTATActtaaagaattcgtttcattaaGACCGAAATTATATGCGTACAAAACTGTAGACGGTACTGaggaaaaaaaagcaaaaggcgtaaagaaatatattattaaaaaacatatgcaattcgaaaattataaggatatacTACACGcttttataaaccatttatCTGTTAAAGATAAATTAACTCACAGGGTCATGAATTTTATCCAATCAAACAAACATGTTGTTCAATCGAAAACAATGAACAAACTTGTTCTAAGCGCTAATGACGATAAACGTTATATAAATGACGACGGGATAAATACTTTGGCTTATGGTCACTACAAactagataaattatataattaa